One part of the Aurantibacillus circumpalustris genome encodes these proteins:
- a CDS encoding DNA polymerase III subunit alpha produces the protein MYLNCHSYFSLRYGTISVEDLVQLGVANQAKSLALTDINCVTGIYDFVLECRAHTIKPLVGIEFRNGSELLFIGLAKNKAAIGEMCLLLTKHNFENTKLPRRIEFNNTYVIYPLETAPTELKEYEYIGIRPEELFKLYKPELKKHLGKMVVLQPVTFRGRDEYNLHRILRAIEGNVILSRLEAKELCRKNEVMLPYDQVLLLYKEYPQIIKNTERLIEDCNFDFDFKAPKNKKHYTQNRYSDKELLTSLAYEGMVRRYGKHNKEALFRVNKELDVIDKLGFAGYFLITWDIVRYSNSCGFMHVGRGSGANSIVSYCLGITAICPIELNLYFERFLNASRTSPPDFDIDWSHRDRDTILDYIFKRFDSRHVAFCGTIAEFKFRSKIRELGKVFGLPKEEMDVLIKGRPKDHEQNKIVAAIHKYGGMLEKHPNQRSMHSCGVLISEEPITNYTALEMPPKGFPIVQFDMHIAEDIGFEKFDILSQRGISSINETVKLVKQNRGVVVDIRDTTLSKNEATANEWLKTGKTIGCFYIESPAMRGLLRRLQCENYITLVAASSIIRPGVAQSGMMTEYIFRHKNPDKFEYFHPVFEKELGDTYGVMVYQEDVIKIAIHFGGISPEKADILRRSISGKKRSLKELQTVKEDFFLSCDKQGHARKLSEEVYRQIESFAGYSFCKAHSASYAVESYQALYLKVNYPIEFMVAVINNGGGFYRPEVYIHEARMSGAKVHAPCVNRSNVETTLYGNDIYLGFHLIDGLQAEVLETIVRERQNGNYSSLEEFIGRVPIGLEGIQTLIFAGAFRFIGKNKNELILSSRLLMAHKPEQSSGLLFQEPTKELKLPKFIRSVYEDVFDEIETVGFPVSLSPFDLLITKQRGDVMAKDLANQHGKTIRMMGYLISRKQVPTKRGDMNFGTWIDVEGTFFDTAHFADSLSAFPFQGGGCYLLLGKVQVEYGFPTVTVVRMAKLPFVPDPRFADDKDLRQKVQGQLNEDVSLTHRAPYPSEQEIGLPRFKMLGL, from the coding sequence ATGTATTTAAACTGCCATAGTTATTTTAGTTTGCGTTACGGCACTATTTCAGTAGAAGATTTGGTGCAGCTAGGCGTTGCGAATCAAGCCAAATCACTTGCACTCACGGATATTAATTGTGTAACAGGGATTTATGATTTTGTTTTAGAATGCAGAGCACATACTATTAAACCACTCGTTGGAATTGAATTTAGAAACGGTTCAGAATTATTATTTATTGGTTTGGCAAAGAATAAAGCAGCGATTGGAGAGATGTGTCTCTTGCTTACCAAACATAATTTCGAAAATACAAAACTACCACGTCGCATTGAGTTTAATAACACCTACGTTATTTATCCCCTTGAAACTGCCCCGACAGAACTAAAAGAATACGAATACATAGGCATTCGACCAGAAGAGTTGTTTAAATTGTATAAACCCGAGCTGAAGAAACACCTTGGTAAAATGGTTGTTTTGCAACCTGTTACCTTTAGAGGAAGAGATGAATACAATTTGCATCGCATACTGAGAGCGATAGAGGGCAATGTTATTTTATCAAGGCTCGAGGCAAAAGAACTCTGTAGAAAAAACGAAGTGATGTTGCCCTACGATCAAGTCCTTTTACTTTATAAAGAGTATCCACAAATTATTAAAAATACAGAACGGCTTATTGAAGATTGCAATTTTGATTTTGACTTTAAAGCCCCTAAAAACAAAAAGCACTATACCCAAAACCGTTATAGTGATAAAGAGCTACTCACTAGTTTGGCTTATGAAGGTATGGTGAGACGTTATGGCAAACATAATAAAGAAGCTCTTTTCCGTGTGAATAAAGAATTAGACGTGATTGATAAACTGGGTTTTGCAGGTTATTTTTTAATTACCTGGGACATTGTGAGGTATTCGAATAGCTGCGGTTTTATGCATGTGGGGAGAGGTTCGGGAGCAAATTCGATTGTGAGTTATTGTTTAGGGATTACTGCTATTTGTCCCATAGAATTGAACCTCTATTTTGAACGTTTCTTAAATGCCAGTAGAACGAGTCCACCCGATTTTGATATTGATTGGAGTCACCGTGACCGCGATACGATTTTAGATTATATTTTTAAACGCTTTGACAGTAGGCATGTGGCCTTTTGTGGCACGATAGCAGAATTTAAATTTCGTTCGAAAATACGCGAACTCGGAAAAGTGTTTGGATTGCCAAAAGAAGAGATGGATGTTTTGATAAAAGGCAGGCCGAAAGATCATGAGCAAAATAAAATAGTAGCAGCTATTCATAAATATGGTGGCATGTTAGAAAAACACCCCAACCAAAGGAGCATGCATTCGTGTGGTGTATTAATTTCGGAAGAGCCTATTACGAATTACACCGCTTTAGAAATGCCACCAAAGGGATTTCCTATTGTACAATTTGATATGCACATAGCCGAAGATATTGGATTTGAAAAATTTGATATTCTTTCGCAGAGAGGCATATCGAGTATTAACGAAACTGTAAAACTTGTGAAACAAAACAGAGGCGTTGTAGTAGATATTAGAGATACGACACTTTCTAAAAACGAAGCAACTGCCAATGAATGGTTGAAGACCGGTAAAACAATTGGTTGTTTTTATATTGAGAGTCCAGCTATGCGAGGCTTGTTAAGACGTTTGCAATGCGAAAATTATATCACCCTTGTAGCAGCCTCTTCGATTATACGTCCCGGAGTTGCACAATCAGGGATGATGACCGAATATATATTCAGGCATAAAAACCCAGATAAGTTTGAGTACTTCCACCCAGTATTTGAAAAAGAACTCGGCGACACTTATGGTGTGATGGTTTATCAAGAAGACGTGATAAAAATTGCCATCCACTTTGGTGGCATTTCACCAGAGAAAGCAGATATCTTACGACGGTCGATTAGCGGAAAAAAACGATCATTGAAAGAACTTCAAACTGTGAAGGAAGATTTTTTTCTAAGCTGTGACAAACAGGGACATGCACGCAAACTCTCAGAAGAAGTATATAGACAAATAGAAAGTTTTGCAGGCTATTCCTTTTGTAAAGCACACAGTGCCAGTTATGCCGTGGAAAGTTATCAAGCACTTTATTTAAAAGTAAATTATCCCATTGAGTTTATGGTTGCTGTTATAAATAATGGCGGCGGCTTTTATCGACCGGAAGTATATATTCATGAAGCACGCATGTCGGGTGCGAAGGTACACGCACCCTGTGTTAACCGAAGCAATGTAGAAACCACTTTGTATGGAAATGATATTTATTTGGGCTTCCATTTGATAGACGGCTTGCAAGCTGAGGTATTAGAAACGATAGTTAGGGAAAGGCAGAATGGTAATTATAGCAGTCTGGAAGAATTTATTGGGCGTGTGCCCATAGGATTAGAAGGAATACAAACTTTAATTTTTGCAGGCGCCTTTCGATTTATAGGAAAAAATAAAAATGAGTTGATTTTGAGTTCACGTTTGTTGATGGCACATAAACCAGAACAAAGTTCAGGACTCTTATTTCAAGAACCAACGAAAGAATTAAAACTCCCCAAATTTATTCGATCAGTATATGAAGATGTGTTTGATGAAATAGAAACGGTAGGATTTCCGGTAAGCCTTTCACCCTTTGATTTATTAATAACAAAACAACGCGGTGATGTGATGGCAAAAGACTTAGCTAATCAGCACGGAAAAACAATTCGCATGATGGGTTATTTGATTAGTAGGAAACAAGTACCAACCAAACGCGGCGATATGAATTTTGGAACATGGATAGATGTAGAAGGCACTTTTTTTGATACCGCACACTTTGCAGATTCATTAAGTGCATTTCCATTTCAAGGAGGAGGCTGCTATTTATTATTAGGCAAGGTGCAAGTAGAATATGGATTTCCGACAGTAACGGTTGTGCGCATGGCAAAACTGCCCTTTGTGCCGGATCCAAGATTTGCAGACGACAAAGATTTACGACAAAAGGTACAAGGGCAGCTAAATGAAGATGTAAGTTTGACACATAGAGCACCTTACCCAAGTGAACAAGAAATTGGACTACCGCGATTTAAAATGTTGGGACTTTGA